A region from the Zonotrichia leucophrys gambelii isolate GWCS_2022_RI chromosome Z, RI_Zleu_2.0, whole genome shotgun sequence genome encodes:
- the HAUS1 gene encoding HAUS augmin-like complex subunit 1: MAAAGTPGGDSFQEKLTRVTLWLKKLYGSVPIPEYEVNERTVDILHEIMESNEEADKDVMLLIEDMKDRTSKYKAETRYWRNILGESLGCLEGNMSKEANDDLTDLVQSAEELNVEDTSLTSFYSAINDMTLELYKTKSKNKEMEQKLRTLTKKLTSALMVEKQLEKDIEDLKKSQGIQQAKEETQFKNLEFLKNKSKDLKIRISDAQAELVGRGLDQSLTHEALVKSSEELAALREEIEPLKMELASYLDLPLSIPLAQVKVEEARRELKALDEELTKEIEDLCLSS, from the exons ATGGCGGCGGCGGGAACACCGGGTGGCGATTCCTTCCAGGAGAAGCTCACACGG GTTACTTTATGGTTAAAGAAATTATATGGGAGTGTGCCTATTCCGGAATATGAGGTGAATGAAAGGACAGTGGATATTTTACATGAAATTATGGAGAGCAATGAAGAGGCAGACAAGGATGTTATGTTGCTGATAGAGGACATGAAGGACAGAACAAGCAAATATAAAGCAGAAA CTCGCTACTGGCGCAATATTCTTGGAGAAAGCCTGGGATGTTTGGAAGGCAATATGTCCAAAGAGGCCAACGATGACCTCACTGACCTGGTACAAAGTGCAGAAGAACTCAACGTGGAGGACACGTCTCTTACCAG CTTCTACAGTGCCATCAATGACATGACCTTGGAACTGtataaaacaaaatcaaaaaacaaagaaatggaaCAGAAATTGAGGACCCTCACGAAAAAGCTAACTTCAGCGCTGATGGTGGAAAAGCAGTTAGAGAA GGATATTGAAGACCTGAAGAAATCTCAAGGAATACAACAGGCCAAAGAAGAGACTCAATTCAAGAACCTGGAGTTCCTGAAAAACAAATCTAAGGATCTGAAAATAAGGATCTCGGATGCTCAG GCTGAGCTTGttggcagggggttggaccAATCCCTGACACATGAGGCACTGGTGAAATCATCTGAG gagctggctgcaCTGCGTGAAGAAATAGAGCCATTGAAGATGGAACTGGCATCCTATCTTGATTTACCTCTT AGCattcccctggcacaggtgaaGGTTGAAGAAGCAAGAAGAGAACTT AAAGCCTTGGATGAAGAGCTCACAAAGGAGATTGAGGATCTCTGTCTTTCCAGCTGA
- the ATP5F1A gene encoding ATP synthase subunit alpha, mitochondrial yields MLSARVAAALARSLPRQAGLVSRNTLGAAFVATRNLHASKTCFQKTGTAEVSSILEERILGADTSAELEETGRVLSIGDGIARVYGLRNVQAEEMVEFSSGLKGMSLNLEPDNVGVVVFGNDRLIKEGDVVKRTGAIVDVPVGEELLGRVVDALGNPIDGKGAIASKTRRRVGLKAPGIIPRISVREPMQTGIKAVDSLVPIGRGQRELIIGDRQTGKTSIAIDTIINQKRFNDGTDEKKKLYCIYVAIGQKRSTVAQLVKRLTDADAMKYTIVVSATASDAAPLQYLAPYSGCSMGEYFRDNGKHALIIYDDLSKQAVAYRQMSLLLRRPPGREAYPGDVFYLHSRLLERAAKMNDSFGGGSLTALPVIETQAGDVSAYIPTNVISITDGQIFLETELFYKGIRPAINVGLSVSRVGSAAQTRAMKQVAGTMKLELAQYREVAAFAQFGSDLDAATQQLLNRGVRLTELLKQGQYVPMAIEEQVAVIYAGVRGHLDKLEPSKITKFESAFLAHVLSQHQDLLSTIRTEGKISDQTEAKLKEIVTKFLSTFEA; encoded by the exons ATGCTCTCCGCCCGCGTGGCCGCCGCCCTCGCCCGCTCCCTGCCGCGGCAGGCCGGCCTG GTTTCCAGAAACACCCTCGGCGCAGCATTTGTTGCTACAAGAAACCTCCATGCCTCCAAAACATGCTTTCAGAAAACTG GTACTGCCGAGGTATCCTCCATCCTGGAGGAGCGCATCCTGGGAGCCGACACCTCGGCCGAGCTGGAGGAGACGGGCCGCGTGCTCTCCATCGGTGACGGCATTGCCCGCGTGTACGGCCTGAGGAACGTCCAGGCAGAGGAGATGGTTGAGTTCTCCTCTGGGCTGAAG GGCATGTCCTTGAATTTGGAGCCTGACAACGTCGGTGTTGTCGTGTTTGGTAACGACAGACTGATCAAGGAGGGGGATGTTGTGAAGCGGACCGGTGCCATTGTGGATGTTCCCGtgggggaggagctgctgggccgTGTTGTGGATGCCCTGGGCAATCCAATTGATGGGAAG gGCGCTATTGCATCTAAGACACGTAGGAGAGTTGGCTTGAAGGCCCCTGGGATCATTCCCAGGATCTCTGTGCGTGAGCCCATGCAGACTGGGATTAAGGCTGTGGACAGCTTGGTGCCCATTGGCCGTGGCCAGCGTGAGCTGATCATTGGTGACAGACAGACCGG GAAAACTTCAATTGCAATTGACACCATAATCAACCAGAAACGATTCAACGATGGCACGGATGAGAAGAAGAAGCTGTACTGTATCTATGTTGCAATTGGCCAGAAGAGATCCACTGTTGCTCAGCTGGTGAAGAGGCTCACTGATGCAG ATGCCATGAAGTACACTATTGTGGTGTCTGCCACAGCATCCGATGCGGCCCCCCTGCAGTACCTGGCTCCCTATTCGGGCTGCTCCATGGGGGAGTACTTCAGAGACAACGGGAAGCACGCACTCATCATCTATGATGACTTGTCCAAACAG GCCGTTGCCTACCGTCagatgtccctgctgctgcGCCGCCCCCCTGGCCGCGAGGCCTACCCGGGGGATGTGTTCTACCTGCACTCCCGGCTGCTGGAGAGGGCAGCCAAAATGAACGACTCCTTCGGGGGCGGCTCCCTGACTGCCTTGCCTGTCATCGAGACTCAGGCTGGGGACGTGTCTGCTTACATTCCAACCAATGTCATCTCCATCACTGATGGACAG ATCTTCTTGGAAACTGAGTTGTTCTACAAAGGTATTCGTCCAGCCATCAACGTTGGTCTGTCTGTGTCCCGTGTGGGTTCTGCTGCTCAGACCAGGGCTATGAAGCAG gtgGCCGGTACCATGAAGCTGGAGCTGGCTCAGTACCGGGAGGTCGCCGCCTTCGCCCAGTTCGGCTCTGACCTGGACGCAGCCACGCAGCAGCTGCTGAACCGCGGCGTGCGCCTGACAGagctgctcaagcagggccagtACG TTCCCATGGCTATTGAGGAGCAGGTGGCAGTCATCTATGCTGGTGTAAGAGGTCACTTGGACAAGCTGGAGCCCAGCAAGATCACAAAATTTGAGAGTGCTTTCCTGGCTCATGTACTGAGCCAGCACCAGGACCTTCTCTCCACAATCAG GACCGAAGGGAAGATCTCTGACCAGACAGAAGCAAAGTTGAAGGAAATAGTCACAAAATTCCTGTCTACTTTTGAGGCATAA